The proteins below are encoded in one region of Halobaculum roseum:
- a CDS encoding CBS domain-containing protein — translation MIDRRDSTQVALSQLIQSDVDALPVTRDGAVVGIVTMTAIRDGRSEGA, via the coding sequence TTGATCGACCGACGTGACAGCACGCAGGTCGCGCTCTCACAGCTCATTCAGAGCGATGTCGACGCGCTCCCGGTCACGCGTGACGGAGCAGTCGTCGGCATCGTGACGATGACCGCGATCCGCGACGGCCGCAGCGAGGGGGCATAG
- a CDS encoding cytochrome c oxidase subunit I, with amino-acid sequence MGVFLLLVVRWLVRIENWRSYSLSAGGSEASHHEQEHVEKPSGLIRWITTVDHKDIGLMYGVFAVLSFAWGGIAVVLMRTELTTPPVDLLSETFYNALMTTHGITMLFLFGTPILAAFSNYLIPLLIGADDMAFPRINAIAFWLLPPGALLIWGGLILEPFQVGVEGAQTAWTLYAPLSVQQTNAGVDLMILGLHLTGVSATMGAINFITTIFTERGEDVTWANLDIFSWTVLVQSGQILFAFPLLGSALVMLLLDRNFGTTFFAVEGGGPILWQHLFWFFGHPEVYILVLPPMGLISYILPRFASRRLFGFKFVVYSTLALGVLSFGVWAHHMFATGIDPRLRASFMAVSIAIAIPSAVKTFNWISTMWGGKIRLVTPMLFCIGFIANFIIGGVTGVFEAAIPVDLVLHDTYHVIAHFHYVIMGGIAFAIFAGIYYWFPLVTGRWYQRTLGKWHFWLTMIGTNITFFPMVLLGYGGMPRRYAGYDITVGPVGYFADLHQLATVGVYILAIGQLIFVWNLVTSWLEGRPIEDSDPWNLDEHGLRTNEWGWLEQHRETALVDGGSEMTDSESSEKTSTTDD; translated from the coding sequence ATGGGCGTGTTTCTGCTCCTTGTGGTTCGGTGGCTGGTCCGCATCGAAAACTGGCGGTCGTACTCTCTCTCCGCCGGCGGGTCCGAAGCCAGCCATCACGAACAGGAGCACGTAGAGAAACCGAGCGGACTCATTCGATGGATCACGACTGTCGACCACAAGGATATCGGACTCATGTACGGGGTGTTCGCGGTGCTCTCGTTCGCGTGGGGAGGGATCGCCGTCGTCCTCATGCGGACGGAGCTGACGACGCCGCCGGTTGACCTGCTCAGCGAGACGTTCTATAACGCCCTGATGACGACCCACGGGATCACGATGCTGTTCCTGTTCGGCACGCCGATCCTAGCCGCGTTCTCGAACTACCTGATCCCGTTGCTGATCGGTGCCGACGACATGGCGTTCCCACGAATCAACGCCATCGCGTTCTGGTTGTTGCCTCCCGGGGCGCTGCTCATCTGGGGCGGGCTGATCCTCGAGCCGTTTCAGGTCGGCGTCGAAGGGGCCCAGACCGCGTGGACGCTCTATGCACCCCTGTCGGTCCAGCAGACGAACGCCGGTGTCGACCTGATGATCCTCGGGCTCCATCTGACCGGGGTGAGTGCGACGATGGGGGCGATCAACTTCATCACGACCATCTTCACCGAGCGCGGCGAGGACGTCACCTGGGCGAACCTGGACATCTTCTCGTGGACGGTCCTCGTCCAGTCCGGCCAGATCCTCTTCGCGTTCCCGCTGCTGGGGAGCGCGCTCGTCATGCTCCTGCTCGACCGTAACTTCGGGACGACGTTCTTCGCCGTCGAGGGCGGCGGGCCGATCCTCTGGCAACACCTGTTCTGGTTCTTCGGCCACCCCGAGGTGTACATCCTCGTGCTCCCGCCGATGGGACTCATCAGCTACATCCTCCCGCGGTTCGCTAGCCGGCGGCTCTTCGGGTTCAAGTTCGTCGTCTACTCCACGCTCGCACTCGGGGTACTGAGCTTCGGCGTGTGGGCACATCACATGTTCGCGACGGGGATCGACCCGCGACTCCGCGCGTCGTTCATGGCCGTCTCGATCGCGATCGCGATCCCCAGCGCGGTCAAGACGTTCAACTGGATCTCGACGATGTGGGGCGGAAAGATCCGATTGGTAACGCCGATGCTGTTCTGTATCGGGTTCATCGCGAACTTCATCATCGGCGGCGTCACGGGCGTCTTCGAGGCGGCGATCCCCGTCGACCTCGTGCTCCACGACACGTACCACGTCATCGCCCACTTCCACTACGTCATCATGGGCGGGATCGCGTTCGCGATCTTCGCCGGGATCTACTACTGGTTCCCGCTGGTCACCGGGCGGTGGTACCAGCGAACGCTCGGGAAGTGGCACTTCTGGCTCACCATGATCGGGACGAACATCACGTTCTTCCCGATGGTGTTGCTCGGCTACGGCGGCATGCCCCGTCGGTACGCCGGATACGACATCACCGTCGGCCCGGTCGGCTACTTCGCCGACCTCCACCAACTCGCCACGGTCGGCGTCTACATCCTCGCGATCGGACAACTGATCTTCGTGTGGAACCTCGTCACCTCGTGGCTGGAGGGACGCCCGATCGAGGACAGCGACCCCTGGAACCTCGACGAACACGGACTGCGTACCAACGAATGGGGCTGGCTCGAACAGCATCGGGAGACGGCGCTCGTCGACGGCGGTTCGGAAATGACCGATTCAGAGTCGTCCGAGAAGACATCGACCACGGACGATTGA